A stretch of the Nicotiana tabacum cultivar K326 chromosome 6, ASM71507v2, whole genome shotgun sequence genome encodes the following:
- the LOC107811425 gene encoding uncharacterized protein LOC107811425, giving the protein MESSEGGDDQEGSGWMQVKKKHRHSSKFSLHGWVGGSSQGTASCNPENRPSLSVKSENLKSVVQHSKGSGRCIRHDDVTSIPKEDAVIVHDKCVVSHSSNSVSLGFPTDSNQGVSQEHPQIINHDIIPKIKWGDMDDRALTSHFGTTVQAEIKFGDIQNHDLLSTKADQTSDPFVHISPTDVEKNRLVTEESHQVVSSNPLSPKIEAVEKNCVKLKDLSSEDVNASAASPLSGGQCGHTQLEKGDTCNSPGEKLKIAAREGPSGVTVHSVESEEACTEISEVPSVDQNIKTVVASQDSEPVPPDKGGSRNNGQPYLSSPSEEFRNKRVDSIIEDLSNSNLSSIDAEGIGESKERFRQRLWCFLFENLNRAVDELYLLCELECDLEQTQESILVLEEAASDFKELSSRVAEFERLKKSSSHATDGTPLTMKSNHRRPHALSWEVRRMTTSPHRAEILASSLEAFRKIQHERASLSATGMEKMASNCYDHYCGSSSVVETYNEKGDKKSSSSESLEKSRKQSNASNSSLGNLSREKSHADSGKSASHASRLPPKEGVSSSVGGKNKRDSEKNLKPIDHLKRHSERDKEKRNGSSWRSMDAWKEKRNWEDVLSTPYRVSSRFSHSPGMSRKSAERARILHDKLMSPEKKKKSAIDLKKEAEEKHARAMRIRSELENERVQKLQRTSEKLNRVNEWQSVRSMKLREVMHARHQRSESRHEAYLAEVVRRAGDESIKVNEVRFITSLNEGNKKLILRQKLHDSELRRAEKLQVLKTKQKEDMAREEAVLERKKLIEAEKLQRLAETQRKKEEAQVRREEERKASSAAREAKAMEQMRRKEFRAKAQQEEAELLAQKLAERLRESEQRRKIYLEQIRERASMDFRDQSSPLFRRSVAKEGQGRSTPISNCEDNNENSGVAPEGSTLATGHMATQHSLKRRIKRIRQRLMALKYDFPEPSIGGTENAGFVYRTAVANARAKIAKWLQELQRLRQARKEGAASFGLITAEIIKFLEGRDAELQASRQAGLVDFIASALPASHTSKPESCHVTLYLLRLLKVVLSAAANKGYFLAQNLLPPIIPMLAAALENYIKIAASSNGSASANLVTCKTSTDRLELISEILDGFLWTAAAIIGHASSDERALQLQDGLIELVIAYQVIHRLRDLFALYDRPPVEGSPFPSSILLGVNLLAVLTSRFRNVSSITCKNIPTVSTRSNEKSDIELAEAADLKSSSPLCNSQNDGKLVFPAVNGGVASSLPDVPEDRPLDEFSKIKENEGSVVIDRNSDKVDLLAANTETADVLQESTTIVTYDTLQLDEKKSQDNSKGHISGNASVLKQAVKFLLSAISETGLVCLPSMLTAVLLQANNRCSEQASFVLPSNFEDVATGVLKVLNNLALIDISFVQKMLARPDLKMEFFHLMSFLLSHCTSKWGGATDQIGLLLLESLSLLSYFSLFHHDNQAVLRWGKSPTILHKVCDLPFVFFSDPELMPVLAGTMVAACFGCEQNKNVIQQELSTDMLLALLKACRSNLPSPDSFTVPNNPSLDETGASAQLVPESKSLQVDVPLRSNRNNQRNARALSQRGGPLPTTRTGRIRSLRDNKVLKPCEGKGLKSNSSVPESTAAWMLHSRLSTDVLDKAEQFFAAVICNENGEL; this is encoded by the exons ATGGAGAGCAGTGAAGGAGGGGATGATCAAGAAGGCTCTGGTTGGATGCAAGTTAAAAAG AAGCACAGACACAGTTCAAAGTTTTCACTACATGGTTGGGTTGGAGGATCATCTCAAGGAACTGCTTCTTGCAATCCAGAAAATCGGCCTTCATTGAGTGTAAAAAGTGAAAATCTTAAATCTGTCGTTCAGCATTCAAAAGGAAGTGGACGCTGTATTAGACATGATGATGTTACTTCAATTCCGAAGGAAGATGCAGTGATTGTGCACGATAAATGTGTGGTCAGTCACAGTAGTAATTCTGTTAGTTTAGGTTTCCCAACAGATTCCAATCAAGGAGTCAGTCAGGAACATCCTCAAATAATTAACCATGACATCATACCAAAAATCAAGTGGGGTGACATGGATGATCGAGCTCTAACATCACATTTTGGAACTACTGTCCAAGCAGAAATTAAGTTCGGTGACATTCAAAATCATGATCTGCTTAGTACaaaagctgatcaaacaagtgATCCGTTTGTACACATTTCTCCAACTGATGTAGAGAAAAATAGATTGGTTACTGAGGAAAGCCATCAAGTTGTCAGCTCGAATCCTTTGTCTCCCAAGATTGAAGCTGTTGAAAAAAATTGTGTGAAGTTGAAGGATTTATCTTCAGAAGATGTTAATGCTTCTGCTGCTTCTCCTCTTTCTGGAGGGCAATGTGGACATACCCAGCTTGAAAAAGGTGACACTTGCAACAGTCCTGGCGAAAAGCTTAAAATTGCTGCCAGAGAAGGGCCTAGTGGGGTAACTGTGCACAGTGTCGAATCTGAAGAAGCTTGCACCGAAATCTCTGAAGTGCCTAGTGTTGATCAGAATATAAAAACAGTGGTCGCTTCACAGGATTCTGAGCCAGTGCCACCTGATAAAGGAGGATCGAGAAACAATGGGCAGCCTTACCTGTCGTCTCCTAGTGAAGAGTTTAGGAACAAACGAGTTGATTCAATCATTGAGGATTTATCAAACTCTAACTTGAGCAGTATTGATGCAGAAGGCATTGGTGAAAGTAAAGAAAGGTTCAGGCAACGCCTCTGGTGCTTTCTCTTTGAGAATCTTAATCGGGCAGTAGATGAACTCTACCTACTCTGTGAACTGGAATGTGACCTGGAGCAAACACAAGAGTCTATTCTTGTTCTTGAAGAAGCTGCATCTGATTTTAAAGAACTGAGTTCAAGAGTGGCGGAATTTGAGAGACTGAAAAAATCCAGTTCTCATGCGACTGATGGAACACCTCTGACCATGAAGTCTAACCATCGCAGACCACATGCTCTCTCATGGGAG GTCCGCCGGATGACAACTTCACCACACAGGGCAGAAATACTGGCTTCATCTCTTGAAGCTTTTCGAAAAATTCAACATGAAAGAGCTAGTTTGTCAGCTACAGGGATGGAGAAAATGGCATCTAATTGTTATGATCATTATTGTGGAAGTTCTAGTGTTGTGGAGACATATAATGAGAAAGGTGACAAAAAAAGCAGTTCAAGTGAATCATTAGAGAAAAGTAGGAAGCAGAGTAATGCATCTAATTCTTCTCTGGGTAATTTGAGTAGAGAGAAGAGTCACGCTGATTCGGGAAAGTCTGCTTCTCATGCATCTAGATTACCTCCTAAGGAAGGGGTTTCCTCATCTGTCGGTGGAAAGAACAAGAGAGACAGTGAGAAAAATCTAAAGCCAATAGATCACTTGAAGAGACATTCTGAAAGAGACAAGGAAAAGCGAAATGGAAGCTCCTGGAGATCCATGGACGCTTGGAAGGAGAAGAGAAACTGGGAAGATGTACTCTCCACTCCATACCGAGTTTCATCTCGTTTCTCGCATTCACCTGGCATGAGTAGGAAAAGTGCAGAGCGTGCACGCATTTTGCATGACAAACTCATGTCtcctgagaaaaagaagaagtcagctATTGACTTAAAAAAAGAAGCGGAAGAAAAGCATGCACGTGCAATGAGAATTAGAAGTGagcttgaaaatgagagagtTCAAAAGCTTCAACGAACATCTGAGAAGCTGAACCGTGTAAATGAATGGCAATCCGTGCGTAGTATGAAATTGCGAGAGGTGATGCATGCTCGGCACCAGCGTAGTGAATCCCGACATGAAGCTTACCTAGCTGAAGTTGTGAGAAGGGCGGGCGATGAAAGCATAAAAGTAAATGAAGTTCGATTCATTACTTCACTCAATGAAGGGAACAAAAAGCTCATCTTGCGGCAGAAACTGCATGATTCTGAGTTGAGGAGGGCTGAGAAGCTTCAAGTGCTAAAAACTAAACAGAAAGAAGATATGGCAAGGGAAGAAGCTGTTTTGGAACGCAAGAAACTAATTGAAGCAGAAAAGTTGCAGCGCCTTGCAGAGACACAGAGGAAAAAGGAAGAGGCACAGGTAAGAAGGGAAGAGGAGCGTAAAGCATCAAGTGCTGCACGCGAAGCAAAGGCTATGGAACAGATGCGGAGAAAGGAGTTTCGAGCCAAAGCTCAACAGGAGGAAGCTGAACTCCTTGCCCAGAAGTTAGCTGAAAGACTCAGAGAAAGTGAACAGCGTCGTAAAATTTATCTGGAGCAAATACGGGAAAGAGCTTCAATGGACTTCAGAGATCAGTCTTCGCCATTATTCCGTCGTTCTGTGGCTAAGGAGGGGCAAGGTAGATCTACGCCAATCAGTAACTGTGAAGATAATAACGAAAATAGTGGTGTTGCTCCTGAAGGCTCTACGCTTGCTACTGGCCACATGGCTACCCAACATTCATTAAAACGAAGGATCAAAAGAATTCGCCAACGACTTATGGCATTGAAATATGATTTTCCTGAGCCTTCAATCGGCGGTACTGAAAATGCAGGTTTTGTGTATAGAACTGCAGTGGCAAATGCGAGGGCGAAGATTGCGAAGTGGCTCCAAGAACTTCAAAGACTTCGTCAAGCAAGAAAAGAAGGGGCTGCAAGCTTTGGACTAATAACAGCTGAAATAATTAAG TTTTTGGAGGGGAGGGATGCTGAGCTGCAGGCTTCTCGTCAAGCTGGTCTGGTTGATTTTATTGCTTCTGCACTTCCCGCATCTCACACATCAAAGCCAGAAAGCTGCCACGTGACATTGTACCTTCTAAGGCTTCTGAAAGTTGTACTTTCAGCGGCTGCAAACAAGGGTTATTTTCTTGCTCAGAATCTACTGCCCCCTATAATCCCCATGTTGGCGGCAGCTCTTGAAAACTACATCAAAATTGCAGCCTCATCAAATGGATCTGCTTCTGCCAACCTGGTTACCTGTAAGACATCAACTGACAGATTGGAGTTAATCTCTGAAATTCTGGATGGTTTCCTTTGGACTGCTGCAGCAATCATTGGTCATGCAAGTTCGGATGAACGTGCCCTTCAACTGCAAGATGGTTTGATTGAGCTTGTAATTGCTTACCAAGTTATTCACCGGTTAAGGGATCTTTTTGCACTTTATGATAGACCACCTGTAGAGGGTTCACCTTTCCCTTCATCAATCCTCCTTGGCGTAAATCTGTTGGCAGTTCTTACATCCAGATTCAGAAATGTGTCTTCAATAACATGTAAAAACATTCCTACTGTATCAACTCGAAGTAATGAAAAGAGCGACATCGAACTTGCTGAAGCTGCAGACTTGAAGTCTTCTTCTCCTTTGTGCAATTCCCAGAATGATGGTAAATTGGTATTTCCTGCAGTAAATGGAGGAGTAGCTTCGTCTTTGCCGGATGTACCGGAGGATAGGCCCCTGGATGaattttctaaaataaaagaaaatgagggCTCAGTTGTAATTGATCGGAACTCTGACAAAGTTGACTTACTTGCTGCTAATACGGAAACTGCAGATGTATTGCAGGAATCTACAACCATCGTGACATATGATACCCTTCAACTGGACGAGAAGAAATCTCAAGATAATAGTAAAGGTCATATCAGTGGAAATGCATCAGTGTTGAAGCAGGCTGTAAAGTTTCTTCTTTCTGCCATATCTGAGACTGGATTAGTCTGTCTTCCGTCAATGTTGACAGCTGTATTATTGCAGGCTAACAATAGATGTTCTGAACAG GCATCATTTGTCCTTCCATCCAATTTTGAAGATGTGGCAACTGGTGTACTAAAAGTGTTGAACAATTTAGCATTAATAGACATATCTTTTGTCCAGAAGATGCTC GCCCGACCAGATCTGAAGATGGAATTCTTTCACTTGATGAGTTTTCTTCTCTCTCATTGCACGAGCAAGTGGGGCGGAGCAACTGACCAG ATTGGTTTGCTGCTGCTGGAATCATTGTCGCTTCTTAGTTATTTTTCATTGTTCCATCATGACAACCAAGCTGTTCTTCGATGGGGAAAGAGCCCTACAATTCTTCACAAG GTATGCGACCTGCCTTTTGTGTTCTTTAGCGATCCTGAGTTAATGCCAGTCTTGGCGGGGACCATGGTTGCTGCCTGCTTTGGATGTGAACAGAATAAGAATGTCATTCAGCAAGAACTCAGCACAGATATGCTCCTTGCTTTGCTGAAAGCTTGTAGAAGTAATCTTCCATCACCTGATTCTTTTACAGTACCTAATAATCCATCACTAGATGAGACTGGTGCATCTGCTCAGCTGGTTCCTGAATCTAAAAGCCTTCAAGTTGATGTCCCACTGAGATCAAATCGCAACAATCAACGCAATGCTAGGGCCCTTTCCCAGAGAGGTGGTCCATTGCCAACTACTAGAACTGGCAGAATCCGAAGCTTAAGAGACAATAAAGTGTTGAAGCCTTGTGAAGGCAAGGGTCTGAAGAGCAATTCATCTGTACCTGAGAGTACTGCCGCATGGATGTTGCACTCTAGATTATCTACTGATGTACTTGATAAAGCAGAGCAGTTTTTTGCTGCAGTTATCTGCAATGAGAATGGAGAGTTATGA